The Streptococcaceae bacterium ESL0687 genome has a segment encoding these proteins:
- a CDS encoding nicotinate phosphoribosyltransferase: MYTSKNDDGLALHTDLYQINMMETYFEMGISEKRAVFEVYFRKLPFENGYAVFAGLERIVDYLNNLKFTKKDLAYLEDLGYSRKFLNYLRCMKFTCTVNSAREGDLVFPNEPIFQVEGPIAQCQLIETAILNIINFQTLVATKAARIRSVIGDDLLLEFGTRRAQEMDAALWGARAAVIGGADATSNVRAGKLFGIKTSGTHAHSLVQAYGSDYEAFKAYAKTHKDCVFLVDTFDTLSIGVPAAIRVARELGDEINFLGVRIDSGDMAYLSKEVRKQLDAAGFEQAKIYASNDLDENTILNLKMQNAKIDVWGVGTKLITAYDQPALGAVYKLVAFEGEDGILEDRIKLSNNAEKVSTPGKKQVWRITSNKRGKSEGDYISGTSEKVAELDEIYMFHPTYTYINKTLVDFKAVPLLVEIFRDGRLVYELPDLKEIKAYAEEELGKLWDEYKRLLNPADYPVDLSQEIWDRKMNLIEEVRGQVQRNIKEKE; this comes from the coding sequence ATGTACACATCAAAAAATGATGACGGATTAGCTCTTCATACAGACCTCTATCAAATCAATATGATGGAGACCTATTTTGAAATGGGGATTTCTGAAAAGAGAGCCGTTTTTGAGGTTTATTTTAGAAAATTACCCTTTGAAAATGGTTATGCCGTTTTTGCAGGGCTTGAAAGAATCGTAGATTATTTGAATAATCTTAAATTTACTAAAAAAGATTTGGCCTATCTTGAAGATTTGGGCTATTCAAGAAAATTCTTGAACTACTTGAGATGTATGAAATTTACCTGTACGGTAAATAGCGCTCGGGAGGGGGATTTAGTTTTTCCAAATGAGCCTATTTTTCAGGTTGAAGGTCCCATTGCCCAGTGCCAATTGATTGAGACAGCTATCTTAAATATCATTAACTTCCAAACTTTAGTTGCAACAAAGGCTGCAAGAATTAGATCAGTTATTGGTGATGACCTTCTTCTTGAATTTGGAACAAGAAGGGCCCAGGAGATGGATGCAGCCCTTTGGGGAGCACGGGCTGCGGTTATTGGTGGAGCTGATGCGACCAGCAATGTCCGTGCTGGAAAATTATTTGGCATTAAAACAAGTGGCACCCATGCCCATTCCCTGGTACAAGCCTACGGCAGTGACTATGAGGCTTTTAAGGCCTATGCCAAAACCCACAAGGATTGCGTTTTTTTAGTTGATACTTTTGATACTTTATCAATTGGGGTACCTGCAGCTATTAGGGTGGCTCGTGAACTGGGAGATGAGATTAATTTTCTAGGTGTGAGGATAGACTCAGGAGACATGGCCTATCTTTCCAAAGAAGTTCGCAAGCAGCTTGATGCAGCAGGTTTTGAGCAGGCAAAAATCTATGCTTCAAATGATTTGGATGAAAATACCATCTTAAATTTAAAGATGCAGAATGCAAAAATTGATGTTTGGGGAGTTGGAACCAAGCTAATAACAGCCTATGACCAACCGGCCCTTGGAGCAGTTTATAAGCTTGTGGCCTTTGAAGGAGAGGACGGAATTTTAGAAGACCGGATAAAACTTTCCAACAATGCAGAGAAGGTATCAACTCCTGGTAAGAAGCAGGTTTGGCGAATTACTAGCAATAAAAGGGGTAAATCAGAGGGTGACTATATAAGTGGTACATCTGAAAAAGTGGCAGAACTGGATGAGATTTATATGTTTCACCCGACTTATACATATATAAATAAAACCCTAGTTGACTTCAAGGCAGTTCCTCTTTTAGTAGAAATCTTTAGGGATGGTCGCTTGGTTTATGAGCTACCTGATTTAAAGGAAATCAAGGCCTATGCTGAAGAAGAACTTGGGAAATTATGGGATGAATATAAGAGGCTTTTAAATCCAGCAGATTATCCAGTTGATTTGTCACAAGAAATTTGGGACAGGAAGATGAATTTGATTGAAGAGGTTAGAGGTCAAGTTCAAAGAAATATAAAGGAGAAAGAATAA
- the nadE gene encoding ammonia-dependent NAD(+) synthetase — MTLQEEIIEELKVKPVIDPAEEVRKSIDFLKSYLREQPFLKTLVLGISGGQDSTLCGRLAQLSIDELRQETGDSSYQFIAIRLPYGIQADEADAQKSLNFIQPDILYTINIKDAVDGQVKALADAGIEVSDFVKGNIKARQRMISQYAVAGQKSGAVIGTDHAAENITGFFTKYGDGGADILPIFRLNKRQGKALLKYLQADSSLYEKVPTADLEDNKPGLADEVALGVSYDQIDDYTEGKKVSPEAQKIIENWWKKGQHKRHLPVTIFDDFWKN; from the coding sequence ATGACTTTACAGGAAGAAATTATTGAAGAGTTAAAGGTTAAACCAGTTATTGACCCGGCAGAAGAAGTTAGGAAATCAATTGACTTTTTAAAATCTTATTTAAGGGAACAACCTTTTTTAAAGACCTTAGTTCTCGGAATTTCAGGGGGGCAGGATTCGACCCTTTGTGGACGTCTAGCCCAGCTATCCATTGATGAACTTAGGCAGGAAACGGGTGATTCAAGCTATCAGTTTATTGCCATAAGACTTCCTTACGGCATTCAGGCTGATGAGGCTGACGCCCAAAAATCGCTTAATTTTATCCAACCAGATATTCTTTATACCATTAATATCAAAGATGCAGTTGATGGTCAGGTAAAGGCTTTGGCTGATGCTGGAATTGAGGTTTCTGATTTTGTTAAAGGAAATATAAAGGCCCGCCAAAGGATGATTAGTCAATATGCGGTTGCTGGTCAGAAGTCAGGTGCTGTTATTGGAACAGACCATGCTGCTGAAAATATTACAGGATTTTTCACCAAATACGGGGATGGAGGAGCTGATATTTTACCAATTTTCCGCCTTAATAAAAGACAGGGTAAGGCTCTTTTGAAGTATCTCCAGGCAGATTCTAGTCTTTATGAAAAAGTTCCAACAGCTGACCTTGAAGATAACAAGCCTGGTCTAGCTGACGAGGTGGCTCTAGGTGTTAGTTATGATCAAATCGACGACTATACTGAAGGGAAGAAGGTATCTCCTGAGGCTCAAAAAATTATTGAAAATTGGTGGAAAAAAGGACAACACAAGCGCCATCTACCAGTGACAATTTTTGACGATTTCTGGAAGAATTAG
- a CDS encoding nicotinate-nucleotide adenylyltransferase has protein sequence MKKRVGILGGNFNPVHNAHLFMADQVKNSLGLAEVYLMPEAIPPHVDKKETIEVGHRVKMLELALENYPQLKLELVEIERGGVSYSYETMKNLLKINPDVDYFFIIGEDMVDYLPKWHKIDELIELVTFVAVRRSSPKNNQIPSKENPYPVVWVDLPYLDISSSYIREKIGQGIRPNFIIPENVLKYIEKNELYKKKVHKK, from the coding sequence ATGAAAAAAAGAGTTGGAATTTTAGGGGGAAATTTTAATCCGGTCCACAATGCCCATCTATTTATGGCCGACCAGGTTAAAAATTCTCTTGGTCTAGCAGAGGTATATCTGATGCCTGAAGCTATTCCGCCTCATGTTGATAAAAAGGAAACCATTGAAGTAGGTCACAGGGTTAAGATGCTGGAACTAGCCCTTGAAAATTATCCCCAGCTGAAGCTTGAACTTGTAGAAATTGAGCGGGGCGGTGTTTCTTATAGTTATGAGACCATGAAAAATTTACTGAAAATCAATCCTGACGTTGACTATTTCTTTATTATTGGTGAAGATATGGTCGATTATTTACCAAAATGGCATAAGATTGATGAACTTATTGAACTGGTTACTTTTGTTGCCGTAAGAAGAAGTTCCCCTAAAAATAATCAAATACCTTCCAAGGAAAATCCTTATCCAGTAGTTTGGGTTGACTTGCCTTATCTTGATATATCTTCTTCTTATATTAGGGAGAAGATAGGCCAGGGAATCAGACCTAATTTCATAATTCCTGAAAATGTTCTGAAATATATTGAGAAAAACGAACTTTACAAGAAAAAAGTTCATAAAAAATGA
- a CDS encoding aminopeptidase C, which produces MTELTTNFTEKLYENYQSNVKYQAMENALTSNGLLKSLETRKAQVENLPVFSLDLTSDPITNQKQSGRCWMFAALNTFRHKILTDYKLDNFELSQAHTFFWDKYEKSNWFFDNILATASEDLEDRNVRFLLDTPQQDGGQWDMVVAIFQKYGVVPKAIYPESISSSASRELNQYLNKLLRQDAEILRQVAREGGDTIAKKEELLEEVFTLLATSLGLPPKTFDFEYRDKNNEFHKLEGVSPKEFYDKFVGLNLDDYVSIINAPTEDKPYNRSYTVEFLGNVVGSRDVRHLNVEMNRFKELAISQMQQGETVWFGCDVGQFSDRKAGIMALDTYDFKGALDLDFTQTKAGRLNYSESLMTHAMVITGVDLDENGNSLKWKIENSWGDKVGDKGYFVASDAWMDEYTYQIVVRKDLLTEEELKAYEAEPLVLKAWDPMGALA; this is translated from the coding sequence ATGACTGAATTAACAACAAATTTTACTGAAAAATTATATGAAAATTATCAATCAAATGTAAAGTACCAGGCCATGGAAAATGCCCTTACTAGTAACGGACTGCTTAAATCTTTAGAAACTCGTAAGGCTCAGGTAGAAAATCTACCAGTCTTTTCACTTGATCTTACATCAGACCCAATAACCAACCAAAAACAAAGTGGTCGTTGTTGGATGTTTGCGGCTTTAAATACTTTCCGTCATAAAATCTTAACTGATTATAAACTTGACAATTTTGAGCTTTCGCAAGCACATACCTTCTTTTGGGATAAGTATGAAAAATCTAACTGGTTCTTTGACAATATTCTTGCGACTGCATCAGAAGATTTAGAAGATCGTAATGTTCGTTTCCTACTTGATACTCCTCAACAAGACGGAGGACAATGGGATATGGTTGTTGCTATCTTCCAAAAATATGGTGTTGTTCCCAAAGCCATCTATCCAGAGTCAATCTCTTCAAGTGCTTCTCGTGAGCTTAACCAATATCTAAATAAGCTTCTACGTCAAGATGCTGAAATCTTGCGTCAAGTAGCGCGTGAAGGTGGAGATACTATTGCTAAAAAAGAAGAACTTTTAGAAGAAGTCTTTACTCTTTTGGCTACAAGTTTAGGTTTACCTCCAAAAACTTTTGATTTTGAATATAGGGATAAAAATAACGAATTCCATAAATTAGAGGGTGTGAGTCCTAAGGAATTTTACGATAAATTTGTAGGTCTTAATCTTGATGATTATGTAAGTATTATTAATGCACCAACTGAAGACAAACCTTATAACAGAAGTTACACAGTTGAGTTTCTTGGAAATGTTGTAGGTTCTCGTGATGTTCGCCATTTAAATGTTGAAATGAATCGTTTCAAAGAACTAGCAATCAGCCAAATGCAACAGGGAGAAACAGTCTGGTTTGGTTGTGATGTAGGCCAATTTTCAGACCGTAAGGCAGGAATTATGGCTCTAGATACCTATGATTTCAAAGGAGCCCTTGATCTTGATTTTACTCAAACAAAAGCAGGACGTTTGAACTACTCTGAATCACTAATGACTCATGCCATGGTTATTACAGGTGTGGACTTGGATGAAAATGGTAATTCCCTTAAATGGAAGATTGAAAATTCTTGGGGTGACAAGGTTGGTGACAAGGGATACTTCGTTGCAAGTGATGCTTGGATGGATGAGTATACCTACCAAATCGTTGTTCGAAAAGATCTTCTAACTGAAGAAGAATTAAAAGCCTATGAGGCAGAGCCTCTTGTCCTAAAAGCATGGGATCCTATGGGAGCTTTAGCATAA
- a CDS encoding MATE family efflux transporter, with protein MNENTKKLLSFSLPAILENILQTSLGFVDSILISKISLVAVGAVSISNGLIAIYQAIFIALTVAISTTLSANLGASENRADKKISQAVAASLKLSILFGIFMGLVSLIFAGNFLSFLGARGEILDNGLVFFRITGGSSIAMVLLTVLAGMIRSTGDSKSPLYVNLIVNLLNLIFNYLLIFGFMGIPALGIVGSALGTSLARFIGVALLFLKIQKTAVRIDFKALFSKLPLGPIFLKSLPIMGERLTMRMGDLVIFAIVIAYGNQVFVGNSIGETITSYNYLPAFGMATGISILVAHEYGEKNRTQIKALTRSGVVVTSLISTLLGAMIYFSGSYLNSLFTSDPQVIKASMIVLFISFISEPVVSAVLIYTASLQAMGDVKTPFYATSIGMWFIRIGLAYVLGSLLGLELLGVWLATLIDNIFRYGLLKRTYINKINKITSLQEL; from the coding sequence ATGAATGAAAATACAAAGAAACTTTTAAGCTTTTCCCTCCCTGCCATTCTTGAAAATATCCTACAAACCAGCCTTGGCTTTGTAGATTCAATTTTGATTTCAAAAATATCTTTAGTAGCAGTTGGAGCGGTTAGTATTTCAAATGGTCTCATAGCCATTTATCAGGCTATTTTTATTGCCCTAACGGTTGCCATTTCAACTACCCTATCAGCTAATTTAGGGGCCAGTGAAAATCGTGCTGACAAAAAAATATCCCAAGCAGTTGCTGCAAGTCTCAAATTATCCATTTTATTTGGAATTTTTATGGGTCTTGTGTCCCTTATTTTTGCCGGGAATTTTCTTTCTTTTTTGGGAGCAAGGGGCGAAATTCTTGATAATGGTCTGGTCTTTTTTAGAATTACTGGTGGCAGCAGTATAGCCATGGTTTTATTAACGGTCCTAGCCGGAATGATTAGATCAACTGGGGACAGCAAGAGCCCCCTTTATGTCAATCTAATTGTTAACCTCTTAAATTTAATTTTTAATTACCTCCTTATTTTTGGTTTCATGGGTATACCAGCCCTTGGTATAGTAGGTTCAGCTCTAGGCACCAGCCTTGCTCGTTTTATAGGAGTTGCCCTTTTATTTTTAAAAATCCAAAAAACTGCAGTTAGGATTGACTTTAAAGCCCTCTTTTCAAAACTTCCTCTAGGGCCCATCTTTTTAAAATCCCTACCAATTATGGGGGAGAGATTGACCATGCGGATGGGGGATTTAGTCATCTTTGCAATAGTAATAGCCTATGGTAATCAGGTTTTTGTTGGGAACTCCATCGGAGAAACCATTACCAGCTACAACTATCTTCCAGCCTTTGGGATGGCGACAGGAATTTCAATCCTAGTGGCCCATGAATACGGAGAAAAAAACAGGACACAGATTAAAGCTCTGACTAGATCAGGAGTAGTAGTCACAAGTCTAATTTCGACTCTCCTAGGAGCTATGATTTATTTTTCTGGTTCCTACTTAAACAGTCTTTTTACAAGTGATCCGCAAGTCATCAAGGCTTCGATGATTGTTCTTTTTATTTCTTTTATCTCTGAACCTGTCGTAAGTGCGGTTTTGATTTATACGGCAAGTCTTCAAGCTATGGGAGACGTAAAAACTCCCTTTTATGCAACAAGTATTGGCATGTGGTTTATAAGAATCGGTTTGGCTTATGTTTTAGGCAGCCTTTTAGGACTTGAACTCCTAGGAGTTTGGCTAGCTACTTTAATCGATAATATCTTTAGATATGGCCTTTTAAAAAGAACTTATATCAATAAAATCAATAAAATAACTAGCCTACAAGAACTTTAA
- the ligA gene encoding NAD-dependent DNA ligase LigA has protein sequence MNNKVEERIKELVELLNKYAYDYYTLDNPSVEDSEYDRLYRELVDLENKHEDLIQDNSPSHRTGGLVLSKFEKYQHQYQLYSLQDAFSLEEIEDFDKRVRKVVENPNYICELKIDGLSLSLVYEKGSLVVAATRGDGSIGENITEQVKRIHDVPLVLTEPVDITVRGEAYMPRKSFNKLNEERALRGETTFANPRNAAAGTLRQLDTRVVAERKLATFLYQEASPATHGSQEKVLEYLEKLGFVVNEDRIHAKSIDEVWAFIEEVAKMRGKLAYDIDGVVIKVDDLREQEALGFTVKAPKWAIAYKFPAELAETEILSVDWTVGRTGVVTPTANMTPVQLAQTTVSRATLHNVDYIKEKDIHLNDRVVIYKAGDIIPAVLRVIFDARASREIFPIEIPSLCPVCQSQLVHLEEEVALRCINPMCPAQIKEGLTHFASRAAMNIVGLGPAVINQLFEKGLVGDVADLYKLTPNDLMTLDKVKEKSADKIYRAIQNSKENSLEKLIFGLGIRHVGAKAGKILAQHFSSMEAIGKASVDEIAEIPGIGHVIATSVVTYFANEQVQNLIKELRDVDVNLLYLGEKVPESGILSGKTLVLTGKLKEFTRASAKEKIESLGGKVTGSVSKKTDYLVAGSDAGSKLTKAQELGVEIWSEDDLLKL, from the coding sequence ATGAATAATAAAGTAGAAGAGAGAATAAAAGAGCTAGTTGAGCTCTTAAATAAATACGCTTATGATTACTATACCTTAGATAATCCAAGTGTAGAAGATAGTGAGTATGACCGCCTTTACAGGGAGCTTGTTGACCTTGAAAACAAGCACGAAGATTTAATTCAAGACAATTCGCCAAGCCACCGGACTGGCGGTTTAGTTTTGTCAAAATTTGAAAAGTACCAGCACCAGTATCAACTTTATAGCCTCCAAGATGCCTTTTCCTTGGAAGAAATCGAAGACTTTGATAAAAGAGTTCGCAAGGTAGTTGAAAATCCAAATTATATCTGTGAATTAAAGATTGATGGTCTATCCTTATCCCTAGTTTATGAGAAGGGATCTCTTGTTGTTGCGGCAACCAGGGGAGACGGAAGTATCGGTGAAAATATTACTGAGCAGGTAAAAAGAATTCATGATGTTCCATTAGTACTTACAGAACCTGTTGATATTACTGTTCGTGGTGAGGCCTACATGCCTAGGAAGTCATTTAATAAACTTAATGAAGAGCGGGCCCTTAGAGGAGAAACAACCTTTGCCAATCCAAGGAATGCTGCAGCTGGAACTTTAAGACAACTTGATACAAGAGTTGTTGCTGAAAGAAAACTTGCTACCTTCTTATACCAGGAAGCAAGTCCTGCAACTCACGGTAGCCAGGAAAAGGTTTTAGAATACCTAGAGAAACTAGGTTTTGTTGTTAATGAAGACCGAATTCATGCCAAGTCGATTGATGAGGTTTGGGCCTTTATTGAAGAGGTAGCTAAGATGCGCGGTAAACTTGCCTATGATATTGACGGGGTAGTTATTAAGGTTGATGATTTAAGGGAGCAGGAAGCTCTAGGATTTACCGTTAAGGCACCAAAATGGGCGATTGCTTATAAGTTTCCGGCAGAACTTGCGGAGACTGAAATTTTAAGTGTTGACTGGACGGTTGGACGGACAGGAGTTGTAACCCCAACAGCCAATATGACGCCCGTTCAACTAGCTCAAACAACTGTAAGTCGGGCCACTCTCCATAATGTCGATTATATTAAGGAAAAAGATATTCACCTTAATGACCGAGTTGTAATCTATAAGGCGGGTGATATTATCCCCGCTGTTCTAAGGGTTATTTTTGATGCTAGAGCTTCTAGGGAAATTTTTCCCATCGAAATTCCAAGTCTTTGTCCAGTTTGCCAGTCGCAACTTGTTCACTTGGAGGAAGAGGTAGCCCTTCGCTGTATTAACCCCATGTGCCCTGCTCAAATAAAAGAAGGTCTTACTCACTTTGCTAGCCGTGCTGCTATGAATATTGTGGGACTTGGTCCAGCTGTCATTAATCAACTTTTTGAAAAAGGACTTGTCGGAGATGTGGCTGATCTTTACAAGCTTACACCAAATGATTTGATGACCCTTGATAAGGTTAAGGAAAAGTCGGCAGATAAAATTTATAGGGCCATCCAAAATTCCAAGGAAAATTCCCTTGAAAAATTAATCTTTGGTCTGGGTATCCGCCATGTCGGAGCCAAGGCGGGTAAGATTTTAGCCCAACATTTTTCAAGCATGGAAGCCATAGGTAAAGCTTCTGTTGATGAAATAGCAGAAATTCCAGGTATCGGACATGTTATTGCGACTTCTGTGGTTACTTATTTTGCCAACGAACAAGTTCAAAACCTAATTAAGGAATTAAGGGATGTTGATGTAAATCTCCTTTATCTGGGTGAAAAAGTACCTGAAAGCGGTATTCTATCAGGGAAAACGCTAGTTTTAACTGGAAAACTTAAGGAGTTTACAAGGGCTAGTGCCAAGGAAAAGATTGAGTCCCTGGGAGGCAAGGTTACCGGTAGTGTATCTAAAAAAACAGATTATCTAGTGGCTGGAAGTGATGCTGGAAGTAAGCTTACTAAAGCACAGGAATTGGGTGTTGAAATTTGGTCTGAAGACGACCTTTTAAAATTATAA
- a CDS encoding diacylglycerol kinase, protein MKKARLIYNPTSGKEIMKGNVAEILEILEGFGYETSAFATKPSPKSALKEAKRAALAGFDLIIAAGGDGTINEVVNGISPLENRPKMAIIPAGTTNDFARALKIPRNNPIEAAKVIGKNQTLNMDIGLKGEDTYFMNIAAGGTLTELTYSVPSQLKTVFGYLAYLTKGVELLPQMKLVPVRMEHDEGVFEGEISMFFAALTNSVGGFEQIAPDAKLDDGLFTLIIVKTANLFELIHLIGLVINGGKHLEDDRIEYIKTSKLGIEVLSRDRMMINLDGEYGGDAPVVLKNLKNHIEMHANVDEISDDNYLGDDMEIIREVVSAKIIEATENLDNKKDL, encoded by the coding sequence ATGAAGAAAGCAAGATTGATTTATAATCCAACCAGTGGTAAGGAGATTATGAAGGGAAATGTGGCTGAGATTTTGGAAATCCTAGAGGGCTTTGGTTATGAAACTAGTGCCTTTGCTACCAAACCAAGCCCCAAGTCAGCCCTAAAGGAAGCAAAAAGAGCAGCTCTTGCGGGCTTTGATCTAATAATTGCTGCAGGTGGAGATGGTACCATTAATGAGGTGGTAAATGGAATCTCACCCCTAGAAAATAGACCTAAAATGGCTATTATTCCTGCCGGTACAACCAATGATTTTGCAAGGGCCTTGAAAATTCCGCGGAATAACCCTATTGAGGCTGCTAAGGTAATTGGAAAAAATCAGACCCTTAACATGGACATTGGTCTTAAGGGTGAAGATACTTATTTTATGAATATTGCTGCAGGAGGTACCTTAACAGAATTAACCTATAGTGTTCCAAGTCAGCTTAAAACTGTCTTTGGTTATTTGGCCTATTTAACCAAGGGAGTGGAGCTTCTACCCCAAATGAAATTAGTCCCTGTTCGCATGGAGCATGATGAGGGAGTTTTTGAAGGGGAAATTTCCATGTTTTTTGCAGCCCTAACCAATTCAGTTGGTGGTTTTGAGCAAATAGCACCAGATGCCAAGCTGGACGATGGCCTCTTTACCTTAATTATTGTTAAGACAGCTAATCTTTTTGAATTAATTCATTTAATCGGATTAGTTATTAATGGCGGCAAACATCTTGAAGATGACCGGATTGAATATATTAAGACCAGTAAACTTGGGATTGAAGTTCTAAGTCGCGACCGGATGATGATAAATCTTGACGGAGAGTACGGAGGGGACGCTCCTGTAGTCCTTAAAAATTTAAAAAATCATATTGAAATGCATGCTAATGTAGATGAAATATCTGATGACAACTACTTGGGTGATGATATGGAAATCATTAGGGAAGTTGTTTCAGCAAAAATCATTGAGGCAACAGAAAATTTAGATAATAAAAAAGATTTATAG
- a CDS encoding peptide ABC transporter substrate-binding protein has protein sequence MKKAKLLGFGLLSVAALGTFTACGNKDSKSSTSDKNLAKELKTYYTSDPKTLDYTVAMQRYTSEHTANFVEGLLSYDQYRQLVPALAEKWEVSEDGKTYTYHIRKNVKWVDSEGNEYAEVKPSDWVTGLKHAADSESEALYIVADSVKGLADYASGKEKDFSKVGIKADDDAMTLTYELNNPESFWNSKTTYGILNPINEEFLKSKGDKFGGLSADSLLYNGPFILSSMTDKSEITYKSNPTYWDKDNVHVDSVKWTYYDGSKPDSLYDGFKDGKYDSASLYPTMPYFTSVDTKDVIWTEQGASTYYGAFNYNRQNFTNSKKTDQQKEETKKALLNKDFRNAITFSIDKTKYTAQYNGEDGAKNMIRSSLVPSDFVTIAGKNFGDTVQTDLEKRSSVWKGLSVAQQENGTFNTEKAVEAFNKAKEALKAEGIEVSAANPIIIDAPVNETNEIGKKAYASLKNSIESTLKNEVTFNIIPLAKDPYTQATFSFKTAAEADYDFAITGWGPDYADPSTYLNIFSPKSGDVFRNLGLDSEVTLKGEDKGVAAKKALDFAKYQDLLDTAAAIYDNTDKRYEAYAEAESWLLDNSIIIPIMSDGGSASIRRTVPFTGINSNGIGSTAYSFKYLKVGKDTVTAEEYNKALKTWKEEVEKRSKEAVK, from the coding sequence ATGAAAAAAGCTAAGCTTTTAGGTTTCGGATTGTTATCCGTTGCAGCACTGGGAACTTTCACGGCATGTGGAAACAAAGATAGCAAAAGTTCAACATCAGACAAGAACCTTGCTAAAGAACTAAAAACATACTATACAAGTGATCCTAAGACTCTTGACTATACGGTAGCTATGCAAAGATATACATCAGAGCACACAGCTAACTTTGTTGAAGGACTTTTATCTTATGATCAGTACCGCCAATTAGTTCCTGCTCTTGCTGAGAAATGGGAAGTTTCAGAAGATGGAAAAACTTATACTTATCACATTCGTAAAAATGTTAAGTGGGTTGATTCTGAAGGAAATGAATATGCAGAAGTTAAACCTTCTGACTGGGTTACAGGGCTAAAACATGCTGCTGACTCTGAATCAGAAGCTCTTTACATCGTTGCTGACTCAGTTAAAGGGCTAGCTGATTATGCTTCAGGTAAGGAAAAAGATTTCTCTAAAGTGGGTATCAAGGCTGATGATGACGCCATGACTCTTACTTATGAGCTAAACAATCCTGAATCATTTTGGAATTCAAAAACTACTTATGGTATCTTAAACCCAATTAACGAAGAGTTCTTGAAATCTAAAGGTGATAAATTCGGTGGACTTTCTGCAGATTCACTTCTTTACAATGGACCATTTATCTTGTCAAGCATGACTGATAAATCAGAAATCACTTACAAGTCTAACCCAACTTACTGGGATAAGGATAATGTCCACGTTGATTCTGTAAAATGGACTTACTATGATGGATCAAAACCAGATTCATTATACGATGGGTTTAAGGATGGTAAGTACGACTCGGCATCTCTTTACCCAACAATGCCTTACTTTACAAGCGTTGATACAAAAGACGTCATTTGGACAGAGCAAGGAGCAAGCACCTACTACGGAGCATTCAACTACAACCGTCAAAACTTTACTAATTCTAAGAAAACTGATCAGCAAAAAGAAGAAACTAAGAAAGCCCTTCTTAATAAAGACTTCCGTAATGCGATTACTTTCTCAATTGACAAAACTAAATACACTGCCCAATACAATGGTGAGGACGGGGCTAAGAACATGATTAGATCAAGTCTTGTTCCAAGTGATTTTGTAACAATTGCTGGTAAAAACTTTGGTGATACAGTTCAAACTGACCTTGAAAAACGTTCTAGTGTATGGAAAGGTCTGTCAGTTGCTCAACAAGAAAATGGAACCTTCAACACTGAAAAAGCTGTTGAAGCATTCAATAAAGCAAAAGAAGCACTTAAAGCTGAAGGCATTGAAGTGAGCGCAGCTAACCCAATTATTATCGATGCTCCAGTTAATGAAACAAACGAAATTGGTAAAAAAGCTTATGCTTCACTTAAAAACTCAATTGAATCTACTCTGAAAAATGAAGTAACATTCAACATTATCCCACTTGCAAAAGACCCATATACTCAAGCTACATTCTCATTCAAGACTGCAGCTGAAGCTGACTATGACTTTGCAATTACTGGTTGGGGACCTGACTATGCTGATCCATCAACTTATCTAAATATCTTCTCACCTAAATCAGGGGACGTCTTCCGTAACCTAGGTCTTGACAGTGAAGTGACTCTTAAAGGTGAGGATAAAGGTGTTGCAGCTAAGAAAGCTCTTGACTTTGCTAAGTACCAAGACTTACTTGATACTGCAGCAGCTATCTATGACAACACAGACAAACGTTATGAAGCTTACGCTGAAGCTGAATCTTGGTTACTAGATAACTCAATCATCATTCCAATCATGTCAGATGGTGGTTCAGCATCAATTCGTCGCACAGTACCATTTACAGGTATCAACTCAAATGGTATCGGATCTACTGCTTACTCATTCAAGTATCTAAAAGTTGGTAAAGACACAGTAACCGCTGAAGAGTACAACAAAGCATTGAAAACTTGGAAAGAAGAAGTAGAAAAACGCTCTAAAGAAGCAGTAAAATAA